One Peterkaempfera bronchialis DNA window includes the following coding sequences:
- a CDS encoding YggS family pyridoxal phosphate-dependent enzyme → MTNHHDGPFPNGPSFPDALTEQGRARREQLRANLAAVEQRIADACAAAGRPRHEVTLVVVTKTYPAEDTRLLASLGVTEVAENRDQDAAPKAAECADLPLNWHFVGQLQTNKVRSVVRYADFVHSVDRPRLVDALSTAVVRAERPELACLVQVALEKEAGDAAAAQAAGRAGVAPEEVAALADALADAPGLRFAGVMTVAPLVGRYAGDPAAAFGRLAEIATAVRAAHPAATMVSAGMSGDLEQAVAAGATHVRVGTAVLGARPPLR, encoded by the coding sequence ATGACGAATCACCATGACGGCCCGTTTCCGAACGGCCCGTCCTTTCCCGATGCCCTGACCGAGCAGGGGCGGGCCCGCCGCGAGCAGCTGCGCGCCAACCTCGCCGCGGTGGAGCAGCGCATCGCCGACGCCTGCGCCGCCGCCGGGCGGCCGCGCCATGAGGTCACCCTGGTGGTGGTCACCAAGACCTACCCCGCCGAGGACACCCGGTTGCTCGCCTCACTCGGCGTCACCGAGGTGGCCGAGAACCGCGACCAGGACGCCGCACCCAAGGCCGCCGAGTGCGCCGACCTGCCGCTGAACTGGCATTTCGTCGGGCAGTTGCAGACCAACAAGGTGCGCTCGGTGGTCCGGTACGCGGACTTTGTCCACTCCGTCGACCGGCCGAGGCTGGTCGACGCCCTCTCCACGGCGGTGGTCAGGGCAGAACGTCCGGAACTCGCCTGCCTGGTGCAGGTGGCGCTGGAGAAGGAGGCGGGGGACGCGGCGGCGGCGCAGGCCGCCGGCCGGGCCGGGGTGGCTCCGGAGGAGGTCGCGGCCCTCGCCGACGCCCTTGCCGACGCGCCCGGGCTGCGGTTCGCCGGTGTGATGACGGTCGCACCGCTCGTCGGGCGCTACGCGGGCGATCCGGCGGCGGCTTTCGGTCGTCTGGCGGAAATCGCAACCGCCGTACGAGCGGCCCATCCGGCTGCCACGATGGTCTCGGCGGGGATGAGCGGCGACCTCGAACAGGCCGTCGCGGCCGGTGCGACACATGTGCGCGTCGGAACGGCGGTGCTCGGTGCGCGGCCACCCCTCCGGTAA
- the pgeF gene encoding peptidoglycan editing factor PgeF: MIGQRIDRDGAHFAFTDRWGGVSSAPYGELNLGGAVGDDPAAVRGNRALAAEALGLDPADVVWMNQVHGREVAEVTGRQADGTAPQVDALVTTRPGLALAVLTADCAPVLLADPVAGVAAAAHAGRPGLAAGVVPAAVEAMVRLGARPERITAVTGPTVCGHCYEVPAALRAEVAEAVPAAYATTGWGTPAVDVPGGVDAQLAEAGVTDRRRSPVCTRESADHFSYRREQRTGRLAGYVWFGRGQR; encoded by the coding sequence ATGATCGGGCAGCGGATCGACCGCGACGGGGCTCACTTCGCCTTCACCGACCGGTGGGGCGGGGTGAGCTCCGCTCCGTACGGAGAGCTCAACCTCGGCGGAGCGGTCGGCGACGACCCGGCCGCCGTACGCGGCAACCGGGCGCTCGCCGCCGAGGCGCTGGGCCTCGACCCGGCGGACGTGGTCTGGATGAACCAGGTGCACGGCCGCGAGGTCGCCGAGGTGACCGGCCGCCAGGCCGACGGCACGGCACCGCAGGTGGACGCGCTGGTCACCACCCGCCCCGGGCTGGCCCTGGCGGTACTCACCGCCGACTGCGCCCCCGTACTGCTCGCCGACCCCGTCGCCGGGGTCGCCGCCGCCGCCCACGCCGGGCGGCCCGGCCTCGCCGCCGGGGTGGTCCCCGCAGCGGTCGAGGCGATGGTGCGCCTCGGCGCCCGGCCCGAGCGGATCACCGCCGTCACCGGCCCCACCGTCTGCGGCCACTGCTATGAAGTACCCGCCGCGCTGCGGGCCGAAGTCGCCGAGGCGGTTCCGGCCGCGTACGCCACCACCGGCTGGGGCACCCCCGCCGTGGATGTGCCGGGCGGAGTGGACGCCCAGCTCGCCGAGGCCGGTGTCACCGACCGCCGCCGGTCACCGGTCTGCACCCGGGAGTCCGCAGACCACTTCTCCTACCGCCGCGAGCAGCGCACCGGGCGCCTCGCGGGCTATGTCTGGTTCGGCCGGGGACAGCGATAG
- the ftsZ gene encoding cell division protein FtsZ, which translates to MAAPQNYLAVIKVVGIGGGGVNAINRMIEVGLKGVEFIAINTDAQALLMSDADVKLDVGRELTRGLGAGANPEVGRKAAEDHREEIEEVLKGADMVFVTAGEGGGTGTGGAPVVANIARSLGALTIGVVTRPFTFEGRRRANQAEDGIAQLREEVDTLIVIPNDRLLSISDRQVSVLDAFRSADQVLLSGVQGITDLITTPGLINLDFADVKSVMSDAGSALMGIGSARGEDRAKAAAEMAISSPLLEASIDGARGVLLSISGGSDLGLFEINEAAQLVSEAAHPEANIIFGAVIDDALGDEVRVTVIAAGFDGGQPPAIVREPVVKSTPQDRDRDRPAPPRTSYGSLGAVAPAADELPASRTEHIPAPATSPVPPQIPPIQRPYVETPAEELDVPDFLK; encoded by the coding sequence GTGGCAGCACCGCAGAACTACCTCGCAGTCATCAAGGTCGTCGGTATCGGCGGCGGTGGCGTCAACGCCATCAACCGGATGATCGAGGTCGGTCTCAAGGGCGTCGAGTTCATCGCGATCAACACCGATGCGCAGGCCCTCCTGATGAGCGACGCCGACGTCAAGCTCGATGTGGGCCGTGAACTCACCCGGGGCCTCGGCGCCGGCGCCAACCCCGAGGTCGGCCGCAAGGCCGCCGAGGACCACCGCGAGGAGATCGAGGAGGTCCTCAAGGGGGCCGACATGGTCTTCGTCACCGCCGGCGAGGGCGGCGGCACCGGAACCGGCGGCGCTCCCGTGGTCGCCAACATCGCCCGCTCGCTGGGCGCGCTCACCATCGGCGTGGTCACCCGTCCCTTCACCTTCGAGGGCCGCCGCCGCGCCAACCAGGCCGAGGACGGCATCGCGCAGCTGCGTGAAGAGGTGGACACCCTCATCGTGATCCCCAACGACCGGCTGCTGTCCATCTCGGACCGCCAGGTCAGCGTGCTGGATGCCTTCCGCTCCGCGGACCAGGTGCTGCTCTCCGGTGTCCAGGGCATCACCGATCTGATCACCACCCCCGGCCTGATCAACCTGGACTTCGCCGACGTCAAGTCCGTGATGTCGGACGCCGGTTCGGCGCTGATGGGGATCGGTTCCGCGCGTGGCGAGGACCGCGCCAAGGCGGCGGCCGAGATGGCCATCTCCTCGCCGCTGCTGGAGGCGTCCATCGACGGCGCACGCGGCGTGCTGCTCTCCATCTCCGGCGGCTCGGACCTCGGCCTCTTCGAGATCAACGAGGCCGCCCAGCTGGTCAGCGAGGCCGCCCACCCCGAGGCCAACATCATCTTCGGCGCGGTCATCGACGACGCCCTCGGCGACGAGGTGCGGGTCACCGTGATCGCGGCCGGCTTCGACGGCGGCCAGCCGCCTGCGATCGTCCGCGAGCCGGTGGTCAAGTCCACCCCGCAGGACCGCGACCGCGACCGCCCGGCGCCCCCGCGCACCTCCTACGGCTCCCTGGGCGCGGTCGCCCCGGCCGCCGACGAGCTGCCCGCCAGCCGTACCGAGCACATCCCCGCGCCGGCCACCTCGCCGGTGCCGCCGCAGATCCCCCCGATCCAGCGCCCCTATGTGGAGACGCCGGCCGAGGAGCTGGACGTCCCGGACTTCCTCAAGTGA
- a CDS encoding cell division protein FtsQ/DivIB yields the protein MVEASHPQQRTERAAADGPPPRLRLSRRGLLVVGLLGALLVGGCVWLVFFSSVLAVRTVAVTGTEKLTADQVAEAAGVHPGGPLARVDTDAVRRRVTSVLSRVDRVEVWRGWPHTLRIKVTERRPVAAVKESGGRYTQVDAGGVRFATEPAPPPGVPVVELKPDPAARDAIAAFPQKELVAAVVQVARDLPALVAKKVSTVEVHSYDDIQLRLDGGRLVLWGSSERGTRKARVLTALLTRQARTYDVSAPEAPATAG from the coding sequence GTGGTTGAGGCGAGCCACCCGCAGCAGCGGACGGAGCGGGCGGCGGCCGATGGGCCGCCGCCCCGCCTCCGGCTCTCCCGGCGCGGTCTGCTGGTGGTGGGCTTGCTCGGCGCGCTGCTGGTGGGCGGCTGCGTCTGGCTGGTCTTCTTCTCGTCGGTGCTGGCCGTCCGCACGGTCGCGGTCACCGGCACCGAGAAGCTGACCGCCGATCAGGTCGCCGAGGCCGCCGGGGTGCACCCGGGCGGGCCGCTGGCCCGGGTGGACACCGACGCGGTACGGCGCCGGGTGACCTCGGTGCTCAGCCGGGTCGACCGGGTGGAGGTCTGGCGGGGCTGGCCGCACACCCTGCGGATCAAGGTGACCGAGCGCCGGCCGGTGGCTGCGGTGAAGGAGTCCGGCGGCCGCTACACCCAGGTCGACGCCGGGGGCGTGCGGTTCGCCACCGAGCCGGCGCCGCCGCCCGGAGTGCCGGTGGTGGAGCTGAAGCCCGACCCGGCGGCCCGGGACGCCATCGCCGCCTTCCCGCAGAAGGAGCTGGTGGCGGCGGTGGTGCAGGTCGCCCGGGATCTGCCGGCCCTGGTGGCCAAGAAGGTCTCGACCGTCGAGGTGCACTCCTACGACGACATCCAACTGCGGCTGGACGGTGGACGCTTGGTGCTCTGGGGCAGCAGCGAGCGGGGCACGCGCAAGGCGAGGGTACTCACCGCGCTGCTCACCCGGCAGGCCCGGACCTATGACGTCAGCGCTCCGGAGGCGCCGGCGACGGCCGGTTGA
- the murG gene encoding undecaprenyldiphospho-muramoylpentapeptide beta-N-acetylglucosaminyltransferase, whose amino-acid sequence MHVVLAGGGTAGHIEPALALADALRRHDPTVGITALGTERGLETRLVPERGYHLELIPAVPLPRKPTPELITVPGRLRATVKATQDIIERTKADAVVGFGGYVAMPAYLAAKRAGVPIVVHEANARPGLANKVGSRYTDFVAVSTPDSKLRGARYVGIPLRRTIATLDRHATRPEARHYFGLDQRLPTLLVTGGSQGARRLNETVQAIAPRLQQYGVQILHAVGPKNELPHVDDIPGMPPYRVVSYLDRMDLAYAAADMMLCRAGAMTVAELAAVGLPAAFVPLPIGNGEQRLNAQPVVKAGGGLLVDDAELSPEWVLSHVLPVLTDPQRLWDMSRAAAEFGRRDADDLLVGMVYEAIGAARGHGPHRG is encoded by the coding sequence GTGCATGTCGTACTCGCCGGCGGGGGGACCGCCGGTCACATCGAGCCCGCGCTCGCCCTCGCCGACGCACTCCGCCGGCACGACCCGACGGTCGGTATCACGGCGCTGGGCACGGAGCGGGGCCTGGAGACCAGGCTGGTCCCCGAGCGCGGCTACCACCTGGAGCTGATCCCGGCGGTACCGCTGCCACGCAAACCCACCCCGGAGCTGATCACCGTCCCGGGCCGGCTGCGCGCCACGGTCAAGGCCACCCAGGACATCATCGAGCGCACCAAGGCCGACGCCGTGGTCGGCTTCGGCGGGTACGTCGCCATGCCGGCCTATCTGGCGGCCAAGCGCGCGGGCGTCCCCATCGTGGTCCACGAGGCCAACGCCCGCCCCGGCCTGGCCAACAAGGTCGGCTCCCGCTACACCGACTTCGTCGCGGTCTCCACCCCGGACAGCAAGCTGCGCGGCGCCCGCTATGTGGGCATCCCGCTGCGCCGCACCATCGCCACCCTGGACCGGCACGCCACCCGCCCCGAGGCCCGCCACTACTTCGGCCTCGACCAGCGGCTGCCCACCCTGCTGGTCACCGGCGGCTCCCAGGGCGCCCGCCGGCTCAATGAGACCGTGCAGGCCATCGCCCCCCGGCTCCAGCAGTACGGGGTGCAGATCCTGCACGCCGTCGGGCCCAAGAACGAGCTGCCGCACGTCGACGACATCCCCGGGATGCCGCCGTACCGGGTGGTCTCCTACCTGGACCGGATGGATCTCGCCTACGCCGCCGCCGACATGATGCTCTGCCGGGCCGGTGCGATGACCGTGGCCGAGCTGGCCGCGGTGGGCCTGCCCGCCGCCTTCGTCCCGCTGCCGATCGGCAACGGCGAGCAGCGGCTCAACGCCCAGCCGGTGGTCAAGGCCGGCGGCGGCCTGCTGGTCGACGACGCCGAGCTGTCCCCGGAGTGGGTGCTGAGCCATGTCCTCCCGGTGCTCACCGACCCGCAGCGGCTCTGGGACATGAGCCGCGCGGCAGCCGAGTTCGGCCGCCGGGACGCCGACGACCTGCTGGTCGGCATGGTGTACGAGGCGATCGGCGCGGCCCGGGGGCACGGCCCGCACCGTGGTTGA
- the ftsW gene encoding putative lipid II flippase FtsW — MPGQVRGRTAAPPAERPAARFPLVSATTTFRAAGRAAALRAFTARLRRALDRPLTAYYLILGSSLLILVLGLVMVFSASQITALRNGLPVLFFFGKQLVAAVIGCGLMLVAARLPIAVHRALAYPLLLGSIFLMALVAIPGIGVEINGNRNWISFGLFQLQPSEFGKLALVLWGADLLARKQKTRMLDQWKHLLVPLVPGAVFLVMLIMVGGDMGTAMILVALLFGLLWMAGAPLRLFAGAAGIAVVMAATLIVLVPHRLDRINCVGVTQTGPDQPCWQAVHGLYALASGGLFGSGLGAGVEKWGQLPESHTDFIFAVTGEELGLAGTLSVLALFAALGYAGIRVAGRTKDPFVRYAAGGATTWIMAQAVINIGAVLGLLPIAGVPLPLFSYGGSALLPTLFAIGMLLCFARSEPGARAALAARGSTSRIRATLDRVLPRRTTARPAKQQPRRER; from the coding sequence GTGCCAGGACAGGTACGCGGCCGGACCGCCGCCCCGCCCGCCGAGCGCCCCGCCGCCCGCTTCCCGCTCGTCTCGGCGACCACCACCTTCCGGGCGGCCGGCCGGGCGGCGGCCCTGCGGGCCTTCACCGCCCGGCTGCGGCGTGCCCTGGACCGGCCGCTCACCGCCTACTACCTGATCCTCGGCTCCAGCCTGCTGATCCTGGTGCTGGGCCTGGTGATGGTCTTCTCCGCCTCCCAGATCACCGCGCTGCGCAACGGCCTGCCGGTGCTCTTCTTCTTCGGCAAGCAACTGGTGGCGGCGGTCATCGGCTGCGGGCTGATGCTGGTCGCGGCGCGGCTGCCGATCGCCGTCCACCGCGCCCTGGCCTATCCGCTGCTGCTGGGCTCGATCTTCCTGATGGCGCTGGTCGCCATCCCCGGGATCGGCGTCGAGATCAACGGCAACCGCAACTGGATCAGCTTCGGCCTCTTCCAGCTCCAGCCCTCGGAGTTCGGCAAGCTGGCGCTGGTGCTCTGGGGCGCCGACCTGCTGGCCCGCAAGCAGAAGACCCGGATGCTGGACCAGTGGAAGCACCTGCTGGTGCCGCTGGTGCCCGGCGCGGTCTTCCTGGTGATGCTGATCATGGTCGGTGGCGACATGGGCACCGCGATGATCCTGGTCGCGCTCCTCTTCGGCCTGCTCTGGATGGCCGGGGCGCCGCTCCGGCTCTTCGCCGGAGCCGCCGGGATCGCCGTGGTGATGGCGGCGACGCTGATCGTCCTGGTCCCGCACCGGCTGGACCGGATCAACTGCGTCGGCGTCACCCAAACCGGCCCTGACCAGCCCTGCTGGCAGGCGGTGCACGGCCTCTACGCGCTGGCCTCGGGCGGCCTCTTCGGCTCCGGACTGGGTGCCGGGGTCGAGAAATGGGGGCAACTGCCGGAGTCCCACACCGACTTCATCTTCGCCGTCACCGGCGAGGAACTGGGTCTGGCAGGGACGCTGTCGGTGCTCGCCCTCTTCGCGGCACTAGGGTATGCGGGTATCCGCGTGGCCGGACGCACGAAGGACCCCTTCGTCAGGTACGCGGCGGGAGGTGCCACCACCTGGATCATGGCGCAGGCCGTGATCAACATCGGTGCGGTGCTGGGACTGCTGCCCATCGCAGGAGTCCCGCTCCCGCTGTTCTCCTACGGAGGGTCCGCACTGCTGCCGACCCTGTTCGCCATCGGCATGCTGCTGTGCTTCGCACGGAGCGAGCCGGGGGCCAGGGCGGCCCTGGCCGCGCGGGGCTCCACCTCCCGGATCAGGGCGACCCTGGACCGGGTGCTGCCACGACGAACCACAGCGCGGCCCGCCAAGCAGCAGCCGCGCAGGGAGCGGTGA